In Onthophagus taurus isolate NC chromosome 6, IU_Otau_3.0, whole genome shotgun sequence, a genomic segment contains:
- the LOC111426469 gene encoding peptidoglycan-recognition protein 1-like, which produces MSSNSFLLLNIFIYVVGTGAFCPYIITRKEWEAGPNEAKPMGTYPMTHVIVHHSNTPICLTKDDCMTVVKSLQLRHRAVNRWPDIGYNFLVAQDGNIYEGIGWHHSSEIVPRYDSYSIHVAVIGDYTSSLPNDKALKALKDFIYCAVKRGSLHENYRLLGHRQLASKKCPGKEFYQELRNWPQWSSY; this is translated from the exons ATGTCCAGTAACTCGTTTTTACtgttgaatattttcatatacGTCGTGGGTACTG GTGCCTTTTGCCCCTATATTATAACTCGAAAAGAATGGGAGGCGGGACCAAATGAGGCAAAACCCATGGGGACATATCCCATGACCCATGTGATCGTACATCATTCCAATACACCGATATGTTTAACAAAAGACGATTGTATGACGGTCGTTAAATCACTTCAATTAAGACATAGAGCAGTCAACAGATGGCCAGACATCGGATACAATTTTCTG GTAGCTCAAGACGGAAACATATACGAAGGAATTGGTTGGCATCATTCAAGCGAAATAGTTCCGAGATACGATTCGTATAGCATTCATGTCGCTGTTATAGGAGATTACACAT cttcTTTGCCAAATGATAAAGCATTAAAGgctttaaaagattttatttattgcgcGGTAAAAAGAGGATCTTTACATGAAAATTATAGATTATTGGGACATCGTCAATTAGCATCGAAAAAGTGTCCAGGAAAAGAGTTTTATCAAGAACTTCGCAATTGGCCACAATGGAGttcatattaa
- the LOC111426459 gene encoding peptidoglycan-recognition protein SC2-like, with translation MNTVAAVVVFLGVLSLAAGQSCPRIVTRAEWGARAASTSVLPTFPPTHVVIHHTVTGACTTIAACSQIMRSMQNHHIDGNGWADIGYNFVVGGDGNVYTGRGWNRQGAHTVNFNSRSIGIAFIGTFTSGNPTAAAQNAAQQLIACGVAQGQIARNYRLMGHRQGAATACPGNTLFATIQRWPNWTSNP, from the exons ATGAATACTGTAGCAGCGGTCGTTGTTTTCTTAGGAGTTCTCTCTTTGGCAGctg GCCAATCTTGTCCTAGAATTGTAACTAGGGCAGAATGGGGAGCTAGAGCCGCAAGTACATCTGTTTTACCCACTTTCCCACCAACCCACGTTGTAATCCATCACACCGTTACCGGTGCTTGCACTACCATTGCTGCTTGCTCTCAAATTATGAGAAGCATGCAAAACCACCATATTGATGGAAACGGTTGGGCTGATATTGGATACAATTTCGTTGTTGGTGGTGATGGTAACGTTTACACTGGTAGAGGATGGAACAGACAAGGAGCTCACACCGTTAACTTCAATTCAAGAAGTATTGGAATTGCTTTCATTGGAACCTTTACTT CCGGAAACCCAACCGCTGCCGCTCAAAACGCTGCTCAACAACTTATCGCTTGCGGTGTCGCTCAAGGACAAATTGCAAGGAATTATAGATTGATGGGACATCGTCAAGGAGCTGCTACAGCTTGTCCAGGAAACACACTCTTCGCAACCATTCAAAGATGGCCCAACTGGACTTCTAAcccttaa